The Flavivirga eckloniae genomic interval AGAGTTACCTCTATAGAATGGCTTATAATAAATTAATGGATTTTTTTAGAAAAAACACTAAAAGGAAAGATGTTCTTTTGTCTTACCATAAAACGATTCTTGATGAGGTTATACAAAATGAAAATGATGTAAAAGAAGAACGTCTAAAGAAGTTAGATAAATGTATTGAGTTACTTCCAAAAAAATGTAAAGACGTTTTTTATAATAAAAAGATCAAGGGCTTAAAGAGTAAAGAAGTAGCAATTAATCTTAATATATCTATAAAAACTGTTGAGGCCCATATTACTA includes:
- a CDS encoding RNA polymerase sigma factor; the encoded protein is MGDKKSNNIHKSLRDGGTPFFEELYSDHFEKLCVYLLNFTSDKHVINDVVQDSFLYLWTHRKKILITDSIKSYLYRMAYNKLMDFFRKNTKRKDVLLSYHKTILDEVIQNENDVKEERLKKLDKCIELLPKKCKDVFYNKKIKGLKSKEVAINLNISIKTVEAHITKAYILIRRCLKQEKESIL